One Thermococcus eurythermalis DNA segment encodes these proteins:
- a CDS encoding uracil-xanthine permease family protein, with product METYEAMKEPVLKVGIEDKVEPSKALVFGLQHVLAMFGATVTVPLAVGGAVNLSGSEIAMMIQAVLLAMGIATLLQTTIGSRYPIVQGSSFAFIPGLIAIGSSLGMAAVQGALIVGGLIEAAIGWLGIIGKVRKLFTPLVTGVTITLIGFSLADVAVKNFFNFYADPAGETIVRSTLVALITFLTTVFVALKGRGSLKAVAVVIGAVVGYLVSVPLGLVDFGLVESLPAVSVPKPLPWGQPVFDTTAIVLLLFAFMVSIIESVGDYHAIAAVTGSEITEERIARGIGSEGLACSIAGLLGACGTTSYSENIGVVALTKVGSRHVVQVGAVILIFLSLLPKFTGILASMPAPVLGGLTLALYGMISVTGLRLIKEKVEFNDRNTLILAAALIAGLGAPQLPPEFLEQFPKLVASILESGMAVGALTAIILDRLL from the coding sequence ATGGAAACCTACGAGGCGATGAAAGAACCCGTCCTCAAGGTCGGAATTGAAGATAAAGTCGAACCTTCCAAGGCTTTGGTTTTTGGCCTTCAGCACGTTCTCGCGATGTTTGGAGCGACCGTCACCGTGCCCCTGGCCGTCGGTGGTGCAGTGAACCTCAGCGGCTCGGAGATTGCCATGATGATACAGGCAGTCCTTCTCGCGATGGGCATTGCCACACTGCTCCAGACGACGATAGGCTCCCGCTATCCAATAGTGCAGGGCTCAAGCTTTGCTTTCATTCCGGGGCTGATAGCAATCGGCTCGAGCCTTGGAATGGCCGCGGTTCAGGGGGCACTCATAGTCGGAGGGCTCATCGAGGCGGCGATAGGCTGGCTGGGGATTATCGGAAAGGTCAGAAAGCTCTTCACTCCGCTGGTCACTGGGGTCACAATAACCCTCATCGGGTTCAGCCTCGCAGACGTTGCCGTCAAGAACTTCTTCAACTTCTACGCAGACCCCGCCGGGGAGACGATTGTCCGGTCTACCTTGGTGGCGCTCATAACTTTCCTCACGACTGTCTTCGTTGCCCTGAAGGGCAGGGGAAGCCTGAAGGCAGTGGCCGTTGTCATTGGAGCAGTAGTCGGATACCTCGTGAGCGTTCCACTCGGCCTCGTGGACTTCGGGCTTGTTGAGAGCCTGCCGGCGGTGAGCGTTCCCAAACCGCTCCCGTGGGGCCAGCCGGTCTTTGACACAACGGCGATAGTCCTCCTCCTGTTCGCCTTCATGGTGAGCATAATCGAGAGCGTCGGGGACTACCACGCGATAGCGGCCGTGACCGGATCGGAGATAACCGAGGAGAGGATAGCGAGGGGCATCGGCAGTGAGGGCCTGGCCTGCTCGATAGCCGGCCTCCTTGGTGCATGCGGAACGACGAGCTACTCCGAGAACATAGGCGTCGTGGCACTCACCAAGGTGGGCAGCAGGCACGTCGTCCAGGTTGGGGCCGTTATCCTGATATTCCTTTCCCTCCTGCCAAAGTTCACGGGCATCTTGGCTTCGATGCCTGCACCTGTCCTCGGTGGCCTTACTCTGGCCCTGTACGGTATGATAAGCGTCACCGGTCTGAGGCTGATAAAGGAGAAGGTTGAGTTCAACGACAGGAACACGCTGATACTCGCCGCCGCCCTCATAGCGGGTCTCGGCGCACCCCAGCTCCCACCGGAGTTTTTGGAGCAATTCCCCAAGCTTGTGGCCAGCATCCTTGAGTCAGGAATGGCGGTTGGAGCGCTAACGGCGATAATTCTCGATAGACTCCTCTGA
- the nuoI gene encoding NADH-quinone oxidoreductase subunit NuoI: MENVEKPKVRVVGEEKVKLKKSFVKPWLGIKYLFKKPVTIKIPFEKIEPAPKYRGFHTLDWKKCVGCNFCGQICPARAIEMTWLEVDGKMEKRPHPKVDYGRCTFCQFCVDVCPTGALGFSENYYLAAGGSEEDLELFNWVPIHPDKVREINEKFGDYRFPVVKIEKKADGTYVYHLRDGDKIEFKILGYGIRPPKPPAKPATKPATAQEKKEAPKPAEKKEAKPEEKKTV; encoded by the coding sequence ATGGAGAACGTTGAGAAGCCAAAGGTTAGGGTCGTCGGCGAGGAGAAGGTCAAGCTCAAGAAGTCATTCGTCAAGCCATGGCTGGGAATCAAGTACCTCTTCAAGAAGCCGGTCACGATAAAGATACCCTTCGAGAAGATAGAGCCCGCTCCAAAGTACAGGGGGTTCCACACCCTCGACTGGAAGAAGTGTGTCGGCTGTAACTTCTGCGGTCAGATATGCCCGGCCAGAGCCATAGAGATGACCTGGCTCGAAGTGGACGGCAAGATGGAGAAGAGGCCGCACCCGAAGGTGGACTACGGAAGGTGTACCTTCTGCCAGTTCTGCGTTGATGTCTGTCCGACCGGGGCCCTTGGCTTCAGCGAGAACTACTACCTTGCCGCGGGAGGCTCAGAGGAAGACCTTGAGCTCTTCAACTGGGTGCCGATCCACCCCGACAAGGTCAGGGAGATAAACGAGAAGTTCGGCGACTACCGCTTCCCGGTCGTCAAGATTGAGAAGAAGGCCGACGGAACCTACGTCTACCACCTCCGCGACGGGGACAAGATAGAGTTTAAGATACTCGGCTACGGCATCAGGCCGCCCAAGCCACCTGCGAAGCCCGCAACAAAGCCCGCCACAGCTCAAGAGAAGAAAGAGGCCCCCAAGCCGGCCGAGAAGAAGGAAGCCAAGCCCGAGGAAAAGAAGACTGTGTGA
- a CDS encoding NADH-quinone oxidoreductase subunit D, which produces MANLEVPKELKTEAKAHDMYLHPIDKDTYELFFGPQHMATENFSIILKMDGNRIEKAIVNPGFLHRGFEKLAEQRPYFSNIALILRICVPESDVPENVYSMAVDEIVGWEVPERAQWIRTVVLEMARLSAWMFWIMGFGNEIGLYTAGQWAAAYRERFMRLFEELTGGRVYHIYTVPGGVRRDIPGDKWLRQLRDTVEYLKGKMKDFDEILFDNYIMFERTEGVGVMDKKFALKHAVTGPNLRAVGVPYDVRKDDPYYLYPELEFEVPVLKEGDSLARVLVRRYEMEQDLYILEQLLDMGPPSGPYMVQDARLKALPRFKPPAGDAYAHVESTKGDFGAYVVSDGTHKPYRAHFRGPSQSHGVTVLEELLKGARLADVPVILKTLDNCPPDIDR; this is translated from the coding sequence ATGGCGAATTTGGAAGTCCCGAAGGAGCTTAAAACCGAGGCAAAGGCCCACGACATGTACCTCCACCCAATAGACAAGGACACCTATGAGCTGTTCTTTGGTCCACAGCACATGGCTACCGAGAACTTCAGCATAATCCTCAAGATGGACGGCAACAGGATAGAAAAGGCAATCGTTAACCCCGGATTCCTCCACCGCGGTTTCGAGAAGCTGGCCGAGCAGAGGCCCTATTTCAGCAACATAGCCCTCATCCTCCGTATCTGTGTTCCGGAGAGCGACGTGCCGGAGAACGTGTACTCAATGGCCGTTGACGAGATAGTCGGCTGGGAGGTTCCGGAGAGGGCCCAGTGGATAAGGACTGTAGTCCTCGAAATGGCAAGGCTCAGCGCGTGGATGTTCTGGATTATGGGCTTTGGAAATGAGATAGGTCTCTACACCGCGGGTCAGTGGGCAGCAGCTTACCGTGAGAGGTTCATGCGCCTCTTCGAGGAGCTCACCGGTGGAAGGGTTTACCACATCTACACCGTTCCCGGAGGAGTCAGGAGAGACATACCGGGCGACAAGTGGCTCCGCCAGCTCCGCGACACCGTCGAGTACCTCAAGGGCAAGATGAAGGACTTCGACGAGATACTCTTCGACAACTACATAATGTTCGAGAGGACTGAGGGAGTAGGCGTCATGGACAAGAAGTTCGCCCTCAAGCATGCCGTCACCGGTCCGAACCTCAGGGCCGTTGGCGTTCCCTACGACGTCAGGAAGGACGACCCGTATTACCTCTACCCGGAGCTTGAGTTTGAGGTGCCCGTCCTGAAGGAGGGCGACAGCCTGGCGAGAGTCCTCGTTAGGAGGTACGAGATGGAGCAGGACCTCTACATACTAGAGCAACTCCTTGACATGGGGCCGCCGAGCGGGCCCTACATGGTGCAGGACGCAAGGCTCAAGGCCCTGCCAAGGTTCAAGCCGCCGGCCGGAGACGCCTACGCCCACGTCGAGAGCACCAAGGGAGACTTCGGTGCATACGTCGTCAGCGACGGAACCCACAAGCCCTACAGAGCTCACTTCCGCGGGCCGAGCCAGAGCCACGGTGTTACGGTTCTTGAAGAGCTCCTGAAGGGAGCCCGCCTTGCAGACGTTCCGGTCATCCTGAAGACCCTTGACAACTGCCCGCCGGACATAGACAGGTGA
- a CDS encoding NADH-quinone oxidoreductase subunit C: MDMNEKPKVEEKVQEVPEVEAQQLPETKEGKLVAEILRKAPYAEGSVRRARRVEFKVPADRIKEFLELTSEKFEMLMQISVVDWIKEGEFELVYQLWSVSESVHAFVRTRVPRENAKLPTVMDIWPVAETYEREAHEFFGIIFEGNPRLGPFILEPREYEKHPLRKDFNTLAYAKTIYGEDFDRYDESKTNYVI, from the coding sequence ATGGATATGAACGAGAAGCCCAAGGTCGAGGAAAAAGTCCAGGAGGTTCCCGAGGTGGAGGCCCAACAGCTCCCCGAGACCAAGGAAGGAAAGCTTGTGGCAGAGATACTTAGAAAGGCCCCCTACGCCGAGGGAAGCGTGAGGAGAGCGAGGCGCGTCGAGTTCAAAGTCCCCGCCGACAGGATAAAGGAGTTCCTCGAACTCACGAGCGAGAAGTTTGAGATGCTCATGCAGATAAGCGTCGTTGACTGGATTAAAGAGGGTGAGTTTGAGCTCGTCTACCAGCTCTGGAGCGTTAGTGAGAGCGTCCATGCCTTTGTGAGGACGAGGGTTCCGAGGGAGAACGCAAAGCTACCGACGGTCATGGACATCTGGCCAGTTGCGGAGACATACGAGAGAGAAGCCCATGAGTTCTTTGGAATAATATTCGAGGGCAACCCGAGGCTCGGTCCATTCATCCTGGAGCCGAGGGAGTACGAGAAGCACCCGCTCAGGAAGGACTTCAACACACTCGCCTACGCCAAGACCATCTACGGTGAGGACTTCGATAGATACGATGAGAGCAAAACCAATTACGTAATATGA
- a CDS encoding NuoB/complex I 20 kDa subunit family protein, protein MSEMKNDDFVNYELREFKLFEPLFRWARKKSLWIVAFCTGCGGIEMPPLATARYDFERFGIMPNPAPRMGDLFLITGYVTPKTLKRIIITYEMMQDPKYVLAHGSCPINGGVYWDSYNVVKQLDKYIPVDVAIAGCMPRAEAVMEGIMEIMRKIEDGTADGWKRYKENYEWYKKNQDELFGEGWREKDARRWLAWI, encoded by the coding sequence ATGAGTGAGATGAAAAATGACGATTTCGTAAACTACGAACTCCGGGAGTTCAAGCTCTTCGAGCCACTGTTCAGGTGGGCCAGAAAGAAGAGCCTCTGGATAGTAGCCTTCTGTACAGGGTGCGGCGGTATCGAGATGCCACCCCTGGCCACCGCCAGATACGACTTTGAGCGCTTCGGAATAATGCCCAACCCGGCCCCTAGGATGGGTGACCTGTTCCTCATCACCGGCTACGTAACGCCAAAGACCCTCAAGAGGATAATCATAACCTACGAGATGATGCAGGACCCCAAGTACGTCCTTGCCCACGGCTCCTGCCCCATTAACGGTGGAGTTTACTGGGACTCCTACAACGTTGTCAAGCAGCTCGACAAGTATATCCCGGTTGACGTGGCCATAGCCGGTTGCATGCCAAGGGCTGAGGCAGTCATGGAAGGAATCATGGAGATAATGAGGAAGATAGAGGACGGAACCGCGGACGGCTGGAAGAGGTATAAGGAGAACTATGAGTGGTACAAGAAGAACCAGGACGAGCTGTTTGGTGAAGGCTGGCGCGAGAAGGACGCCAGGAGGTGGCTGGCATGGATATGA
- a CDS encoding respiratory chain complex I subunit 1 family protein: MTDWKLVLEVIGMIIYATFMGFIFMGIERKAMARIQRRVGPPIYQPIIDTLKLLGKKESVSHGFIYDFGPVFALGASIAALLFIPIANFQLFSSNADLIVVAYLLEIPMLGIMLGAMSSGNPYSALGVQRGLLTMVAMQLPYGLALIALVQHWGTFKLGEIVALQQTQGWSILVPALFLAMIVFDIVFQAMLGLEPFDIVSAPAEISMGPMVEYGGKHAALLFTQHAVQLFAETAFFAVLFLGGASNLLELLVKQIAVLFIAIFVASIYPRFTIDQAAKFFWKWPTILGIIAVLLTM, translated from the coding sequence ATGACTGACTGGAAGCTGGTACTCGAAGTCATTGGAATGATTATCTATGCAACGTTCATGGGATTCATATTCATGGGTATAGAGAGAAAAGCAATGGCAAGGATTCAGCGCCGTGTTGGGCCGCCGATCTACCAGCCCATAATAGACACGCTTAAGCTCCTCGGCAAGAAGGAGAGCGTCAGCCACGGCTTCATCTACGACTTTGGGCCGGTGTTCGCCCTTGGAGCCAGCATAGCCGCGCTCCTCTTTATACCCATTGCCAACTTCCAGCTCTTCAGCTCAAACGCCGACCTCATCGTGGTTGCATACCTCTTGGAAATCCCCATGCTCGGCATAATGCTCGGTGCCATGAGCTCGGGCAACCCCTACTCAGCCCTCGGTGTCCAACGTGGTCTGCTCACCATGGTCGCCATGCAGCTCCCCTACGGACTGGCTCTGATAGCCCTCGTCCAGCACTGGGGCACCTTCAAGCTGGGCGAGATAGTGGCCCTCCAGCAGACCCAGGGATGGAGCATCCTCGTTCCAGCACTCTTCCTTGCGATGATAGTCTTCGACATAGTCTTCCAGGCAATGCTCGGCCTTGAGCCCTTCGACATAGTCTCGGCCCCGGCTGAAATCTCCATGGGTCCGATGGTCGAGTACGGGGGTAAGCACGCGGCACTGCTCTTCACCCAGCACGCGGTTCAGCTCTTCGCCGAGACTGCGTTCTTTGCGGTGCTCTTCCTTGGGGGGGCCAGCAACCTGCTCGAACTGCTGGTCAAGCAGATAGCGGTGCTCTTCATAGCGATATTCGTTGCCAGTATTTACCCGCGCTTTACCATCGACCAGGCGGCCAAGTTCTTCTGGAAGTGGCCGACCATACTGGGAATAATAGCCGTGCTCCTGACGATGTGA
- a CDS encoding proton-conducting transporter transmembrane domain-containing protein, whose translation MINELLIILFAPLVAGVIAWALDIRGIREAIGIIGAAVPLAMLAKLYSQVLDGAINHSITISGFTLQFQLNSMSWYFAAVASLVGLAMAFGMAVTSRESYEWLFALMSFTGVLGVFLSQDFVGFFLFWELMTFASFMMVLKRNRHESLKYFVLSVIGAYAMLIAIGMLYAKTGALDFASIRQALYLDAAMGTITTRETAIIFALFLTAFGVKAGAFPLHVWAPGAYSETDQSYTAFFSGALSKAGAYGFLLLYVLMGYKLYAAFGTFHDHLVFAYIIAWIGALTVIIASFLAVLQEDIRKLFAYSSVGQVGYILLAFGLGTSLGFAGGLFHVLSHAVFKGLFWLVTAAIILQTGKTQFKDMGGLAEKMPFTFAMGLIAVLSLAGIPPMAGFASKWLIYEAAIQAHMPLVAGAIFLGSALAFAYVVRFLYAVWFGQRPSDLEDVKEAPLPLLIGMAILAIPNIVFGIAPGIVTDYLNKMLGGEVVGGDYYKLVTPTGTYNALLVTVVLVLGLAIAGLIYIYGARTRRIPVTNTYQSGNPVTEEFNLSIRRNFYRPLAEALGFWLRYSFDRFYERLAGIAEDFADSLRQAFYNGNVQSYSWYLAIVLLILALWGVL comes from the coding sequence GATTAACGAGCTGCTTATAATCCTCTTTGCACCTCTGGTCGCAGGCGTCATCGCTTGGGCGCTTGACATAAGGGGAATTAGGGAAGCGATAGGGATAATCGGTGCGGCCGTCCCGCTGGCAATGCTGGCCAAGCTGTACTCCCAGGTGCTTGACGGGGCCATCAACCACTCAATCACTATCAGCGGGTTTACCCTCCAGTTCCAGCTCAACTCGATGAGCTGGTACTTCGCGGCCGTCGCTTCCCTCGTCGGCCTCGCGATGGCCTTTGGAATGGCGGTCACCTCCAGGGAGAGCTATGAGTGGCTCTTCGCCCTCATGAGCTTCACCGGAGTGCTCGGCGTCTTCCTGAGCCAGGACTTCGTGGGCTTCTTCCTGTTCTGGGAGCTCATGACCTTCGCAAGCTTCATGATGGTGCTTAAGAGAAACAGGCACGAGTCCCTCAAGTACTTCGTGCTGAGCGTCATCGGCGCCTACGCGATGCTCATAGCCATTGGAATGCTCTACGCAAAGACCGGTGCCCTTGACTTTGCATCAATCAGACAGGCACTCTACCTGGACGCGGCCATGGGCACGATAACGACCAGGGAGACTGCAATAATATTCGCGCTCTTCCTGACCGCATTCGGCGTTAAGGCGGGTGCCTTCCCGCTCCACGTCTGGGCTCCGGGAGCTTACAGCGAGACCGACCAGAGCTATACAGCATTCTTCAGCGGTGCCCTCAGCAAGGCTGGAGCCTATGGTTTCCTCCTGCTCTACGTCCTCATGGGCTACAAGCTCTACGCCGCATTCGGAACCTTCCACGACCACCTGGTCTTCGCTTACATAATCGCCTGGATAGGTGCGCTGACCGTCATTATAGCCAGCTTCCTCGCGGTTCTTCAGGAGGACATCAGGAAGCTCTTCGCTTACTCATCAGTCGGCCAGGTTGGCTACATACTGCTGGCGTTTGGCCTCGGGACTTCCCTCGGATTCGCGGGAGGCCTGTTCCACGTGCTTAGCCACGCGGTCTTTAAGGGCCTCTTCTGGCTCGTCACGGCGGCGATAATACTCCAGACCGGCAAGACCCAGTTCAAGGACATGGGTGGCCTCGCCGAGAAGATGCCGTTCACCTTCGCGATGGGACTCATAGCCGTCCTCAGCCTTGCCGGAATCCCGCCGATGGCAGGCTTCGCGAGCAAGTGGCTCATTTACGAGGCGGCGATACAGGCGCACATGCCGCTCGTCGCCGGTGCGATATTCCTTGGAAGCGCTCTGGCCTTCGCATACGTGGTGAGGTTCCTCTACGCAGTCTGGTTCGGCCAGAGGCCGAGCGACCTTGAGGACGTCAAGGAGGCCCCGCTCCCGCTCCTCATAGGAATGGCGATACTCGCGATACCCAACATCGTCTTTGGAATTGCCCCCGGCATAGTTACCGACTACCTCAACAAGATGCTCGGCGGCGAAGTAGTGGGCGGCGACTACTACAAGCTAGTTACCCCGACCGGAACCTACAATGCCCTGCTCGTGACGGTAGTGCTTGTTCTCGGCCTCGCGATAGCCGGGCTCATCTACATCTACGGTGCCAGAACCCGGAGGATACCGGTTACCAACACTTACCAGTCAGGTAACCCCGTCACCGAGGAGTTCAACCTGAGCATCAGGAGAAACTTCTACAGGCCGCTGGCGGAAGCCCTTGGGTTCTGGCTCAGGTACAGCTTCGACAGGTTCTACGAGCGCCTAGCAGGGATAGCGGAGGACTTTGCGGACTCCCTCAGGCAGGCGTTCTACAACGGCAACGTACAGAGCTACTCATGGTATCTGGCTATAGTGCTGCTCATACTTGCACTGTGGGGGGTGTTGTGA